In Bradyrhizobium guangxiense, the genomic window ACGGCTATTGGAATGTCGCGCCAGGCGTTTTGAGCGACGGGCAGCGTTGCCAGCGTATGGCGGGCCGGGGGTAGCAAGGGTCGACCGGCGTCATCGATGCAATGGACCAGGATCGGCCGCAGCATAAGGTGTTCGGTTCCGTTCGGGGAGAGAAGCCGCGACCAGACGAGAAGCCGAAGCTTCATGACGGCGTGGAAGCCCATGCACCAGGGCTGCGGGTCGACGTCGCCGTCCGGCGATCGCAGGAACAGCGGCTCGAAGCTCTCCGGTCTCGTCGACAGCGTCTCGCTGATCGCGTTGTGGCGCATCAGCGTGGCAGCGATCGCCGAGAACTCCTCGGTGTCGTGATTGAAGGCGTCGGGATCTACGCCAAGGAGCGGGCACACCCATTCCTCGGAGGCCATCGAGACCGGCCCGGCGACGACAGCGGCCACTGCGCCGTCGAGCATGGAGAGCGACGTCGCCCGCGGATGCCGAAGCGTCGGCGACCTGGCGCGCTCGCTCATCCATTGCCCGAGCCGCTCGAATGACATGGCATAGTTCGCCATCGTCGTCTTGCGTGCTTTTCGCGTTCCCCGCCGTTGCTTCGGCTTCGTCATGCCACGGCTCGCTTTTCGGCTTCGCGTGCGGCCTTCCAGTTCCAGGCCAGAAGTTCGTGCAGCTGGTTGGCCTTCGCGGCGCCGCTCACCATGCGCTCGAGAACGTCGACGAGATAGGCCTCGGGGTCGAGGCCATTCAATTTGGCCGTGTTAAGAAGCGAAGAAAGTATCGACCAAGTCTCGCCTCCGCCTTCGTCACCACTGAACAACGAGTTCTTTTTTCCGATCGCAATCGGCCTGATTGATCGTTCGACCGTGTTGGTGTCCGCCTCGAGCCGCCCGTCGTCCAGGAATGCCGTCAGGCCCTGCCAGCGTTCGAGCATATAATCGATCGCCTTGATGAGCGTCGAGCGGCGGGAGATCCCGTCCTTCACCGCGATCAGTCGAGCCTTCAACGCCTCCATGAGCGGCTTCGTCTCGGCCTGTCGCGCCGCGCGGCGTTCCCCGGCGCCGAGACCGCGGATCCTCTCCTCGATCGCGTAGACGGCTGCGATGCGCTCGATGACCTCCGCGGCGAAGGGTGAGTTCGTCGTCTTGTGCACCCTCACGAAGTTGCGGCGCGCGTGAACGAGACAATACGCCAGCTGGATCTGCC contains:
- a CDS encoding UPF0149 family protein, encoding MTKPKQRRGTRKARKTTMANYAMSFERLGQWMSERARSPTLRHPRATSLSMLDGAVAAVVAGPVSMASEEWVCPLLGVDPDAFNHDTEEFSAIAATLMRHNAISETLSTRPESFEPLFLRSPDGDVDPQPWCMGFHAVMKLRLLVWSRLLSPNGTEHLMLRPILVHCIDDAGRPLLPPARHTLATLPVAQNAWRDIPIAVEALRQFWMPMRFQRRA
- a CDS encoding IS66 family transposase; its protein translation is MRVHKTTNSPFAAEVIERIAAVYAIEERIRGLGAGERRAARQAETKPLMEALKARLIAVKDGISRRSTLIKAIDYMLERWQGLTAFLDDGRLEADTNTVERSIRPIAIGKKNSLFSGDEGGGETWSILSSLLNTAKLNGLDPEAYLVDVLERMVSGAAKANQLHELLAWNWKAAREAEKRAVA